A window of the Linepithema humile isolate Giens D197 chromosome 4, Lhum_UNIL_v1.0, whole genome shotgun sequence genome harbors these coding sequences:
- the LOC136999405 gene encoding uncharacterized protein isoform X2 codes for MSQRVQPPITRLATMINDALKCDDKAKKIKQLAKSKLAVCKLLATHCYNNKQFDTGIIRRYCCSIRDKVNEYAFQVCMGGNVAGDNFNAFVKSVYNMINYKKDNTEKDKKKQAAANRKKLVRDDATVDDPPMLFDEYGCAQGMWEPEIENPVNQEEKKKAIMEHYIIDEMAEQVKTLLRDTYALQRHSINRTKTKEQWTDLFTSWPVMLTTLFVYEHASLLLGKNVHSVWFKALEGANFFAEFMASYCADEEKKPSKGSQYMQMQNLLEEMNTAAQTERSNEPSAKAVVPLLVMYMKEKSTDLFVLLNVHELLKFYLATLLKIIFEHD; via the coding sequence ATGTCTCAGAGAGTCCAGCCTCCTATCACAAGGCTTGCCACCATGATCAATGATGCCCTCAAATGTGATGATAAAGCAAAGAAGATCAAGCAGCTAGCTAAATCAAAGTTGGCTGTTTGTAAATTATTGGCAACACACTGCTATAATAATAAGCAATTCGACACTGGGATTATTCGACGATATTGCTGCTCTATTCGTGACAAGGTGAATGAATACGCCTTTCAAGTGTGCATGGGAGGAAATGTTGCTGGagacaattttaatgcttttGTCAAATCAGTATATAACATGATTAATTACAAGAAGGATAACACTGAGAAggacaaaaaaaaacaggcAGCAGCCAATAGAAAAAAACTTGTGAGAGATGATGCTACTGTTGACGATCCTCCCATGCTCTTTGATGAGTATGGGTGTGCGCAAGGCATGTGGGAGCCTGAAATAGAGAATCCTGTTAATcaagaagagaagaagaaggctATTATGGAGCATTACATCATTGATGAAATGGCAGAGCAAGTCAAGACTCTACTCCGTGATACTTACGCTTTACAGAGACACTCCATTAATAGAACGAAGACCAAGGAACAGTGGACTGATCTTTTTACTTCATGGCCAGTTATGCTCACTACCTTATTTGTTTATGAGCATGCTTCGCTGCTCCTtggaaaaaatgtacattcaGTATGGTTTAAGGCACTTGAAGGCGCCAATTTCTTTGCAGAATTCATGGCCTCGTACTGCGCTGATGAGGAAAAAAAACCATCAAAAGGCTCTCAGTATATGCAAATGCAGAATTTGTTAGAAGAAATGAATACTGCAGCACAAACTGAGCGTTCCAATGAACCAAGTGCAAAAGCAGTAGTTCCTCTTCTCGTAATGTACATGAAAGAGAAGTCCACTGATCTGTTTGTTCTATTGAATGTACATGaactcttaaaattttatttagcaactttacttaaaataatttttgagcatgattaa
- the LOC136999405 gene encoding uncharacterized protein isoform X1, whose translation MFKCYFCNYEAQNLKSHLRHRKCHRHLTSIYRCGYHNCKSGFSTETSLRSHLIRSHKIYVSRLKDKNITCVSNNEARFVCTVEICRKQVDSYKVLVNHLKKHMINGLEVTCPYNTCNKKYDRVNSFSGHLTKYHKCQILIPTTVDMNIDDGLEVNSENIDYREKDEDLTITKNTSDEDDNDEDYDNRDSFINALAIFYLKLECEYFIPESTIQYIVEELKTLTVHEQERVKRSLKKHLQKEGISFSQVNKILKDVFSDNSCSTKFKELQTIYSRKEFYKSHFHFVWPKKKPLSKGEFFHFVPISETLKALFHDKSLDFNISAPVQYEDGLFKDFTDGSAFRTSKFFKENPNGLRLILYQDGFEVVTPIGPAKGHHELVGVYLAIGNLPDYVRFQKNSIYLVALCKKKNFDHQAVYGEIVEDLKIIESVGINVPGHDTVKGSLVFITGDNLGSHTLGGFVDNFSRSIYFCRYCDLNRYAFFDEDGECKTFERRTVDSYRNCLTKVKVNAETKEITPYHGIKFNSVFNDLLYYHVCNAGLPPCLGHDLMEGVITYDVALFINYLINHGWFTLSELNELIDNFPYSSEDRRDKPLHLKSNAEKVRGGAWQIWTFLRLFPLIIINHIEDKDNEVWQCLLLLTEIVEIVCAPVLHVSHLPYLQTLIQNYLITRRELFPDVPLRPKHHYMSHYPELITIYGPLIKVWTMRFESKHTFFKRALRSCRNFKNITYTLSTKHEFLQCLCRSGCGLRNVVNTSEMTDFLAHMYSESLQYAVLRAHLEAGMQECVTATVKGTLYKKGNVVAVRQDSYQQNVIMGQIRIILCDTKQNIYFVVETVETKFRPHIRAYELSTPTGYECISLNKLLSYYPLHVYTINLKIFVRIKHGFVCTKL comes from the coding sequence ATGTTTAAGTGTTACTTTTGTAATTACGAAGCTCAGAATCTCAAAAGTCACCTGAGGCATCGGAAATGTCATCGTCATCTCACTTCTATCTACCGTTGCGGATATCATAATTGCAAATCAGGATTTTCAACTGAGACTAGCCTCCGCTCTCACCTTATACGATCACACAAAATCTACGTAAGCAgattaaaagacaaaaatatcaCCTGTGTGTCCAACAATGAAGCAAGATTTGTGTGCACTGTAGAAATATGCAGGAAACAAGTTGACAGTTACAAAGTTTTAGTTAATCATCTTAAAAAGCATATGATTAATGGATTAGAAGTAACTTGCCCTTATAATACTTGCAACAAGAAGTATGATAGAGTAAATTCATTTTCAGGACATTTGactaaatatcataaatgtcAGATTTTAATTCCAACTACAGTTGACATGAACATTGACGATGGGTTAGAAGTAAATTCTGAAAACATAGATTATAGAGAGAAAGATGAAGATTTAACAATAACCAAAAATACTAGCGATGAGGATGATAATGATGAAGATTATGATAATCGCGATTCATTCATTAACGCTTTGGCTATCTTCTATCTCAAACTTGAATGTGAATACTTTATTCCGGAAAGTACAATTCAATATATTGTTGAGGAGCTGAAGACTCTAACTGTACATGAGCAGGAAAGGGTTAAGAGGAgtttaaaaaagcatttgcAAAAGGAAGGCATATCTTTCTCACAGgtgaataaaattctaaaagatGTTTTTTCAGACAATTCATGCTCTACTAAATTTAAAGAACTGCAAACTATTTACTCGCGAAAAGAGTTTTACAAGTCacattttcattttgtgtGGCCTAAGAAGAAGCCCCTATCAAAAGGTGAATTCTTCCATTTTGTGCCTATTTCAGAGACTTTAAAGGCATTATTTCATGATAAGTCTCTGGATTTCAATATTAGTGCACCTGTACAATATGAGGATGGTCTGTTCAAAGACTTTACAGATGGTAGTGCTTTCAGAACtagtaaatttttcaaagagaaTCCAAATGGATTGCGTCTAATACTATATCAAGATGGCTTTGAAGTTGTGACACCTATTGGGCCTGCAAAGGGCCATCACGAACTTGTAGGTGTGTATCTTGCCATTGGAAACCTTCCTGATTATGTTCGATTTCAAAAGAATTCCATCTACCTTGTGGCAttgtgcaaaaagaaaaattttgatcatCAAGCTGTATATGGTGAAATAGTGgaggatttaaaaataattgagagTGTTGGGATAAATGTTCCTGGCCATGACACTGTCAAGGGTTCACTTGTCTTTATTACAGGAGACAACTTAGGAAGTCACACATTAGGCGGGTTTGTCGACAACTTTAGTAGATCAATTTACTTCTGCCGATACTGTGATTTGAACAGATATGCATTTTTTGATGAAGATGGTGAATGCAAAACTTTTGAAAGGAGGACGGTTGATTCGTACAGAAACTGTTtaacaaaagtaaaagttaATGCTGAAACGAAGGAAATTACCCCCTACCATGgtattaaattcaattctgTCTTCAATGATCTGCTATACTACCATGTATGTAATGCTGGTCTCCCACCTTGCTTAGGACATGATTTGATGGAAGGTGTAATCACATATGATGTAGCACTTTTTATTAACTACTTGATTAATCATGGTTGGTTTACACTCAGTGAGTTAAATGAATTGATTGACAACTTCCCGTACTCAAGTGAAGATCGAAGGGATAAACCACTCCACTTGAAATCAAATGCTGAAAAAGTAAGGGGTGGCGCATGGCAGATCTGGACATTTCTGAGATTGTTTcctttgataataattaatcatataGAAGATAAGGACAACGAAGTGTGGCAATGCCTACTTCTGTTGACAGAGATCGTTGAAATTGTGTGTGCACCAGTTTTACATGTCTCACATTTGCCATATTTGCAGACATTAATTCAAAACTATCTCATAACGAGAAGGGAACTTTTCCCTGATGTACCACTCCGTCCTAAGCATCACTACATGTCACACTATCCAGAACTTATTACTATTTATGGACCACTTATAAAAGTATGGACGATGAGATTTGAGAGcaaacatacatttttcaagcgTGCCTTGAGATCATGTCGTAATTTCAAGAATATAACCTACACGCTCAGCACAAAGCACGAATTTCTGCAGTGTCTCTGTAGATCAGGATGTGGCCTGAGGAATGTTGTTAATACATCTGAAATGACAGACTTCCTTGCGCACATGTACTCAGAGAGTTTGCAATATGCAGTATTAAGAGCACATCTTGAAGCTGGTATGCAGGAATGTGTAACAGCAACTGTGAAAGGaacgttatataaaaaagggAATGTTGTGGCTGTACGGCAAGATAGCTACCAACAAAATGTGATCATGGGTCAAATAAGAATTATACTTTGTGATACTAAACAAAACATATACTTTGTAGTTGAAACTGTAGAAACAAAATTCCGACCACATATAAGAGCATATGAGTTGAGTACACCTACAGGATATGAATGTATTTCATTAAACAAACTTCTGAGTTACTACCCTCTCCATGtatatactataaatttaaaaatatttgtgaggATAAAACATGGCTTCGTATGCACAAAGCTGTGA